Proteins from a genomic interval of Ovis aries strain OAR_USU_Benz2616 breed Rambouillet chromosome 25, ARS-UI_Ramb_v3.0, whole genome shotgun sequence:
- the ADIRF gene encoding adipogenesis regulatory factor: MASKGLQDLKQQVEGAAQEAVTSAGTAVQQVVDQATEAGQKAMDQVAKTTQETMDKTANQASEAFSGFGKKFGLLK; this comes from the exons ATGGCCAGCAAGGGCTTGCAGGACCTGAAGCAGCAAGTGGAAGGGGCGGCCCAGGAAGCGG TGACTTCGGCCGGAACAGCAGTTCAGCAAGTGGTGGATCAGGCCACAGAAGCAGGGCAGAAAG ccaTGGACCAGGTTGCCAAGACTACCCAGGAAACCATGGACAAGACTGCTAACCAGGCCTCTGAGGCTTTCTCGGGTTTTGGGAAAAAATTTGGCCTCCTGAAATGA